One bacterium genomic window, GTATTACGTTTGATTCGGGTGGCCTCTCCATCAAACCCGCTAAAGGTATGGAAACTATGAAGGACGATATGGCGGGTGCCGCTGGCGTTATTGGCTATATGTCCGTCATTGCCCGTTTAAATCCTAAGGTAGAAGTGTATGGGTTTGTGGCCGCTACCGATAATTTGGTGGATGCACATTCTACAAAACCGGGTGATGTGATTAAATCGATGAATGGCAAAACGGTTGAAATTTTAAACACCGATGCCGAAGGCCGTTTAACACTGGCTGATGCCTTGTGTTATGCCGGAAAAAAGAAACCCGATTATATGGTGAACACCGCTACCTTAACCGGCGCCTGTTTAGTGGCGTTGGGAGATCGTTATTCGGCCGTTCTCAGTAATGATAGCGAGCTCACCAAAAAACTTATCGATAGCGGCGCTTACACGTGTGAAAAAATGTGGGAGCTCCCTTTGGCCGATGAATATAAAGCTGAACTTAAATCTCCCATTGCCGATCTCAAAAATATCGGAAGCGGTTATGCTGGCACCATCAACGGTGGTTTATTCCTGCAAGAATTTGTGGATAAAATCAAATGGGCTCACATCGATATCGCTGGCCCCGCCTGGACAGAAAAACCCAAGGAATACGAAACCCGTGGCGGTACCGGTGTTATGGTACGTACCTGGGCTAAGTTTGTGGAGAGTTTGTAAACTCGATTATTCCATCTCTTCAGAATGATGACGTAAATCTTCGCCGTGCACTTCCCAGTCGCGGCCGTTGAATTGTTCAAAATAAATATCTTTAACTGTCGTCATATCCAGACAACGAACATTCACCGAATAACCGTTAGGTTGAGAACGAGGAACAAAGAAGGATTTAATGCCGCAGGTTTTGCAAAAGAGATGATTGGCAAGGCCCGTGTTAAAACGATAACTCACTAAGTGATCGGAACCGGAGGTAAGACGAAATTTTTCTTGAGGAACTAATAAATGTAAATAGCCTGTACGATTGCATACCGAGCAATTGCACTCGATGGCCTCAATTTTTTCGGGGGCCTCCACTTCAAAGCGAACCGCCCCACAATGGCAACTTCCGTGGTGTGTTACCATATTCTCCCCTCTATAAAATGTGATCTACCACCTCTTATAATTTAAGGTCCATCAAAAAGTGATAACGCTATGCGTTATATAAATAACTTGATTACACACAACTAAAAAGCAAGCATACCGATAAGTATAGTATGGGCACCGTAGTAAGCAATGTAACACCTATAAAATCCTGCACCGAATTTAATCCTTACGAGGTACAGGCTTTTTTGCGCCAATCACTGCGTGATAATGATTTTACTTACAATAATTGGTCGCAATGCGTAGATTCTGTAGAAGAAGTGGCGAAGGCACTGGAATCTCGTTTAAAACCTTTTAACCCCGTTTATAAAGTTACTTTTTTAACAGTACCCACCAACACATGTGGATCACGAACTTTATTAGTAGGGCACGCCTTTCTTGATATTATGATATGTGGAGGCACTTACCGCGTAGATCTCATTGGTGACGAAGGCCCTGGACCAATAGCAGGGTTAAGACAATACCTTTTTGAAGAGTTGCGTTGTACCTCTACCCCTAAAGTTTATGAAGAAGAAGTTTTTATGGCGTATGTAACAGCTAACGCTAATTTTGAAGACACAGAAGAATACAAAGCAGCAAAAAAATTTGTTTTCGAAAACCAACCACTTGTTAGAAGCATGCCCCCTGAGGAAGTAGTAGAATGTCCAAATCCTCTTAGGGAAGCTATAGACGATTTATGGGAACTTTTACCTTCATTTTAAGCGACTAATTTTTTAAAATTATCACACCAAAATACACGCAACCTGATGATGTGCTGTTATATTTTTAAGCGGAGGCACACCTTCCGCACATTCGGGTTTAGCACTGGGGCAACGGGTATGAAATACACAACCACTGGGTGGATTAATGGGAGACGGAACATCCCCCTTTAAAATAATGCGCTTCTTTTTTACATGCGGATCGGGCACGGGTACTGCCGATAATAAAGACAAAGTATAAGGATGCTTAGCCTCATGAAGATTTTTAGATTCAATCACTTCCATCACGCGCCCCAAATACATCACCACAATTTTTTGACTAATGTGCTCCACTACTTTTAAATCGTGGGCAATAAATAAAATAGTTAAACCCAACTCGTCTTTTAAATCGGATAATAAATTAATGATTTGAGCCTGAATGGATACATCCAAAGCCGACACCGGTTCATCGGCTATAATAAGCTTGGGGTCTAATGCTAAAGCCCGTGCAATGCCCACACGCTGGCGTTGCCCACCCGAAAATTCGTGCGGGTATTTATGATAATGTTCCTCTTTTAAACCTACTTTTTCCAAAAGCTCCATCGCACGTTTTTTAGCTTCGGACGACGGCACAATTTTATGCA contains:
- a CDS encoding GFA family protein, with protein sequence MVTHHGSCHCGAVRFEVEAPEKIEAIECNCSVCNRTGYLHLLVPQEKFRLTSGSDHLVSYRFNTGLANHLFCKTCGIKSFFVPRSQPNGYSVNVRCLDMTTVKDIYFEQFNGRDWEVHGEDLRHHSEEME
- a CDS encoding ATP-binding cassette domain-containing protein: MTELLKINNLTKKFPIKGGFFKKTVGHVHAVTDVSLAVNEGEIVGLVGESGCGKSTLGRSILKLIEPDSGDIIFDGDNITAYSSSQMRALRKKMQIIFQDPYSSLNPRMTIGKAIEEPIRVHKIVPSSEAKKRAMELLEKVGLKEEHYHKYPHEFSGGQRQRVGIARALALDPKLIIADEPVSALDVSIQAQIINLLSDLKDELGLTILFIAHDLKVVEHISQKIVVMYLGRVMEVIESKNLHEAKHPYTLSLLSAVPVPDPHVKKKRIILKGDVPSPINPPSGCVFHTRCPSAKPECAEGVPPLKNITAHHQVACILV